In Chryseobacterium sp., the genomic window TGGGGATGGGGAAAGTTTTTGAAAACTTTTATTTGAATGAATCTGTTGAAAAAGTTTAAAACCTTACATTTGTGAAACGAAAATTCTACGATATTTATGAAAACAATCAATGATTTCAATTTTAAAGATAAGAAGGCTCTGGTAAGAGTGGATTTCAATGTTCCGCAGGATGACCAACTTAAAGTAACGGATAACACAAGAATTGCGGCTGTGAAACCAACAGTGGAGAAAATTCTTAAAGACGGCGGTTCTGTGATTTTAATGACGCACCTTGGCAGACCAAAAGGAGAGGTTAAAGATGAATTTTCACTGAAGCACATTGTAGATGAAGTTTCCACAGTTCTTGGACAGGAGGTTAAATTTATTGATGAATGTATTGGTGAGAAAGCTGAGAAAGCTGCTTCCGAATTAAAGCCGGGAGAAATCTTATTATTGGAAAATGTACGTTTTCATAGCGAAGAAGAAAAAGGTGATGAAGGATTTGCTGAGCAACTTTCCAGGTTAGGAGATGCTTATGTAAACGATGCATTCGGAACTGCGCACAGAGCTCATGCTTCAACAGCTGTCATTGCAAAATTCTTTCCTTCAACTAAGTTTTTCGGTTTACTAATGGATAAAGAGCTTCAGGCAATTGATAAAGTACTTAAAAGCGGAGAAAGACCAGTTACGGCTATTCTGGGAGGATCTAAAGTTTCAACTAAAATTACCATTATAGAAAATATACTTCCTGCAATTGATCATTTAATCATTGGAGGCGGTATGGCATTTACCTTTATTAAGGCACTTGGAGGGAAAGTTGGAAATTCATTGGTAGAAGAAGATAAGCTTCCGTTAGCTCTTGAGATTTTAGGAAAGGCAAAAGAACATAAAGTAAAAGTATATCTTCCTTCTGATGCAATCATTGCTGAAAGTTTCAGTAATGAGGTGGAAAGAAAAGAAGCTGATATCTATGCTATTCCTGAAGGATGGATGGGATTGGATGCTGGTCACAAATCAAGAGATCAGTTCAATGATGTTCTGTTGAATTCAAGAACAATTCTTTGGAACGGGCCTATCGGAGTTTTCGAAATGTCTCATTTTGCAGGAGGAACTGTTGCTCTCGGAGACAGTATTGCTGAAGCTACAAGATTAGGTGCTTTCTCTTTAGTAGGAGGTGGAGACAGTGTTGCTTTTGTAAAGCAGTTCGGCTATGCCGATCAAGTGAGCTATGTTTCTACCGGCGGCGGGGCAATGCTTGAAAGTCTTGAAGGACTTGAGCTTCCAGGAGTAGCTGCGATCAACAACTAAATCTTAAAGATACACTATAAAACCTGCTAATTTTATTAGCAGGTTTTTTTTGTTTTAACTATTTTTCACCCCTAAAGTAGGGAAGTATTTATTATTTTTTGATCTTTTTACCCTCCGTCAGCAGACTAGTCCGGCTTCGTTTTATTGAATTATCCTAACTGCTTTTATATAATTTTTATCATTTTCGTAACACATGGAATGTTTTTTCCAGTATTGATTATGTAAGAACTGATGTTATACTCAATGAATATAATAATTCTGAGGTAAGGCAAGACGATCTTATAGAGAAGTTTTTAAACAGATTACTACTTAATCTGGCTTATTTTCCGGAGTTTTTAAAAGGTAAAATAATAGACTTTTGCAACCTATATGGACATCTATTTCTTTATGTTATAATTATAAGTTATAACTAAATGTTATCTCTTTCTGTCTGTATTTTGTCAATTGTAACCAGCATTTTTTATGTAATGATGCCGGTTTGTACTAAACAATCTTGGATTTGATGATGTGATTTCTTAAACGAAACTGTAGAATATTTTTTAACAGAACCGGCTTACTGTTTGAAAATTCTGGTAAACGGTTTTCTTTTAAATAAGGAAAATAAAATTTGTTTGATCAATAAACCTTGATACGTTGGTCACCTTATTAAAATTATGAACGGTTAAAAATATGAGAACAAAAAAGGGGATGAGTAAATTTTGAATGTAGAAGAATGTACAACGTATTTTTAAAACTTGAAGGAGCAGATGGAGTGGGATGGTTGCTGAGTAATATCCCTGGAACTTGTTCATTACAATGAACTGTAGAAAAACTGCAATTTGGAATTTGTTAATTCTGGTGAAGCTAGCTTTTCAAATTCTGTTTTTGTAGTGATTAAGTTTCTATTTAAAATTTTTCGGTTCGGGTATTTTATAGGGTATTCCTATTTTAGAATTTTCTATACGTTTCTTGGAAGTGATAAAATTTCGGTTTGGTGATAATTTCTGTTTTCTGATTTTTTTTCAGGCCATTTATAAATGGTAAGGATAGGGTAGGGGTGGTATGAAATATCGGCAGCGATTTTTATATTTAAGATCTTTTAATCCAATTATTATGCAGAGGATAAAAACCCGGTCAAACAAAAAACTCAGGATAGTTTCCTGAGTTTCTGTTTTTTTCTTTGAAAATGCTAAAAATTGACCTTCAGAAACGGTTCGAAAATCGATTTTCTACTTTTTTTCGATAATATATATCAAACTTGAAAATTCGTTTGAAAAAAGGGCTTTTACGTTAGAAATCGTTCCGTAGATTGTTGCTTTTAGCCAAAAAAGAGTTGATTTCTTGTATTTTTCGCTCAACATGGAGATGTAATAGGAGTCGAGAACAAGAGGTTTTATTTTTCTCATTTTCCAGTTGGGTTTTCTGGAAATTAAATTTTCCATCCCATTTTTGGAAAAATGATAAATATGTCTTGGGACATCATAAGCTGCCCAATATTCTTTGTAATGTTTTGCGTCATAGGAAGTAGGGTTGGGAACAGCAATAATGAGAAGTCCTTTTTCCTTTAATTTCCCGTGAAAAATATTCAGCATTTCATCCTGGTTTTCGATATGCTCAAAAACATGCCATAAGGTAACGGCATCCAAACTCTGATCTTCGATTTTATGAATATCATCCAGAATCTTCGCTTTTGTTATTTTCCTTTCTGCTGCTTTTCTGGCATCTGCATCGGGCTCGAAACCGAACGTTTCAAAATCATTTTCAATATACTTTACAAATTCTCCGGCACCACATCCGTAGTCCAATACTTTTGATCCTTTTTTTATTCTGTCTATCAGGATGTTTTTCTTGTATTGCAGATTAAAAGACTGAAGAA contains:
- the pgk gene encoding phosphoglycerate kinase, which gives rise to MKTINDFNFKDKKALVRVDFNVPQDDQLKVTDNTRIAAVKPTVEKILKDGGSVILMTHLGRPKGEVKDEFSLKHIVDEVSTVLGQEVKFIDECIGEKAEKAASELKPGEILLLENVRFHSEEEKGDEGFAEQLSRLGDAYVNDAFGTAHRAHASTAVIAKFFPSTKFFGLLMDKELQAIDKVLKSGERPVTAILGGSKVSTKITIIENILPAIDHLIIGGGMAFTFIKALGGKVGNSLVEEDKLPLALEILGKAKEHKVKVYLPSDAIIAESFSNEVERKEADIYAIPEGWMGLDAGHKSRDQFNDVLLNSRTILWNGPIGVFEMSHFAGGTVALGDSIAEATRLGAFSLVGGGDSVAFVKQFGYADQVSYVSTGGGAMLESLEGLELPGVAAINN
- a CDS encoding class I SAM-dependent methyltransferase, which translates into the protein MKIKDHFLSQEIFEIKETETKGVYKTSPIPSNISRYYESEDYISHHQDSGSLKEKLYKFLQSFNLQYKKNILIDRIKKGSKVLDYGCGAGEFVKYIENDFETFGFEPDADARKAAERKITKAKILDDIHKIEDQSLDAVTLWHVFEHIENQDEMLNIFHGKLKEKGLLIIAVPNPTSYDAKHYKEYWAAYDVPRHIYHFSKNGMENLISRKPNWKMRKIKPLVLDSYYISMLSEKYKKSTLFWLKATIYGTISNVKALFSNEFSSLIYIIEKK